The Emcibacteraceae bacterium genome contains a region encoding:
- a CDS encoding acyl-CoA dehydrogenase family protein codes for MTKIIVDKSYLNWPFFEDHHRELAEKIENWCQNNLTDDHNHGNVDQACRDILAKLAKGGWLNYVIPKAYGGIFEEFDVRSLCLIRETLARHDGLADFVFAMQGLGSGTITLFGSDDIKKEYLPDVASGKKTAAFALTELESGSDVANMTTTAEDKGDHYLVNGAKTYISNGGIADYYVLFARTGEAPGAKGLSAMIIDADTPGLEITERIKVIAPHPLATISFKNCKIPKNKRLGMAGEGFKAAMATLDIFRSTVGAAALGFARRALSEAVERTNNRHLFGAPLHNLQLVQGMLAESAVDVDSSALLIYRAAWTRDSLGRRVTREAAMAKLHATESAQNVIDKAVQIFGGMGVVSGVKVEELYREIRALRIYEGATEVQKIIIARQLLQTHKENS; via the coding sequence TATCGTTGATAAAAGCTACCTAAATTGGCCATTTTTTGAGGATCACCATCGTGAGCTTGCGGAAAAAATTGAAAACTGGTGCCAGAACAATCTTACCGATGACCATAATCATGGCAATGTTGATCAGGCATGCCGGGATATTCTTGCCAAACTGGCAAAAGGTGGATGGCTAAATTATGTTATTCCCAAGGCTTACGGTGGAATATTTGAAGAATTTGATGTCCGATCCCTTTGCCTGATCCGTGAAACGCTGGCCCGTCATGACGGCCTTGCCGATTTTGTCTTTGCCATGCAGGGGCTTGGAAGCGGAACAATTACTCTTTTTGGAAGTGATGACATTAAAAAAGAATATCTGCCGGATGTTGCTTCCGGTAAAAAAACTGCTGCCTTTGCCCTCACCGAGCTTGAAAGCGGGTCTGATGTTGCCAATATGACGACAACAGCGGAGGATAAAGGGGACCATTATCTTGTCAATGGGGCAAAAACCTATATATCCAATGGCGGCATTGCCGATTATTATGTTCTGTTCGCCCGAACTGGAGAAGCACCGGGGGCGAAGGGGCTTTCCGCCATGATCATTGATGCGGACACACCGGGCCTTGAAATCACCGAACGCATTAAGGTCATTGCCCCTCATCCGCTAGCGACGATTAGTTTTAAAAATTGTAAAATTCCAAAAAATAAACGCCTCGGCATGGCTGGCGAGGGCTTCAAAGCCGCCATGGCAACGCTTGATATTTTCCGCTCTACTGTTGGAGCCGCAGCACTTGGCTTTGCCCGTCGGGCCTTAAGTGAAGCGGTTGAGCGAACCAATAACCGTCACCTGTTTGGTGCACCTCTGCATAATCTGCAACTGGTGCAGGGCATGCTGGCAGAAAGTGCCGTTGATGTGGATAGCAGTGCACTGCTTATTTACAGGGCCGCCTGGACCCGAGACAGTTTGGGGCGACGGGTTACCCGTGAGGCAGCCATGGCAAAATTGCATGCAACGGAAAGTGCACAGAATGTTATTGATAAAGCGGTACAGATTTTTGGCGGTATGGGTGTTGTAAGCGGCGTCAAGGTTGAAGAATTATACCGTGAAATCCGTGCCCTTCGCATTTATGAAGGGGCAACCGAAGTCCAGAAAATTATAATCGCCAGACAGCTACTACAAACTCATAAGGAAAATTCATAA
- a CDS encoding RidA family protein: MKQLLPEGWPRPKGYSNAVSVNSGRTIYIAGLIGWNEDEVFESDKLTDQFRKTLENIITVLKTDSAGPEHIVRMTWYITDKQEYLENLKEIGAIYREVIGKNYPAMACVEVSALMEDKAKIEIETTAVIES; the protein is encoded by the coding sequence ATGAAACAGCTTCTGCCGGAAGGATGGCCAAGACCTAAAGGGTATTCAAATGCTGTCAGTGTCAATAGTGGCCGGACAATTTATATTGCCGGGCTAATAGGCTGGAATGAGGATGAAGTATTTGAAAGCGATAAGCTCACCGATCAGTTTCGAAAAACTCTGGAAAATATCATCACCGTGCTTAAAACCGACAGCGCAGGGCCGGAACATATTGTCCGCATGACCTGGTATATTACCGACAAGCAGGAATATCTTGAAAATTTAAAGGAAATAGGAGCCATTTACCGAGAGGTAATCGGAAAAAATTATCCTGCGATGGCTTGTGTGGAGGTTTCTGCACTGATGGAAGACAAGGCAAAAATTGAAATTGAGACAACCGCAGTAATTGAATCCTAA
- a CDS encoding DUF1697 domain-containing protein, which produces MTDLKALYENIGAENVTTYIQSGNVIFNHALKDPDQIKNLIEQSIETRYSFFVHVDVRKTDEFFTILNDLPFKKFDPEQDGTKILMTFLENNPEATLKEKLMDYVKEPEKLIYGNRVIYLHCPNGYGKTNLSNVFIENKLKTKATTRNLKSVIKLIELSRL; this is translated from the coding sequence ATGACCGATTTGAAAGCCCTTTATGAAAATATCGGCGCAGAAAATGTGACCACCTATATCCAGAGCGGAAATGTTATATTCAATCATGCCTTAAAAGACCCCGACCAAATTAAAAATCTGATTGAGCAGTCAATTGAAACCCGATATTCCTTTTTTGTACATGTGGATGTGAGAAAGACAGATGAATTTTTCACTATTCTTAATGACCTGCCATTTAAGAAATTTGACCCCGAACAGGACGGCACAAAAATACTTATGACCTTTCTGGAAAATAATCCGGAAGCGACTTTAAAAGAAAAATTAATGGACTATGTTAAAGAACCTGAAAAATTAATATATGGCAATCGCGTCATTTATTTGCATTGTCCAAATGGCTATGGAAAAACAAACCTGTCCAATGTATTTATTGAAAATAAACTGAAAACCAAGGCAACAACACGTAATCTTAAATCAGTTATAAAATTGATAGAATTATCAAGATTATAA
- a CDS encoding LytTR family DNA-binding domain-containing protein, producing the protein MAMAIYWRVESARNLVNFSNVLIWQLANWFPLIIFAFYRKYSYGKKYFHRNWIYYFLFALFLVFHLGWFVVIGNQLSPYVDFPETRYGVYPFFFIFWIFIDVIIVALFILYYRHSVLLSSSEEKGTVNIKVLEVKERGKTSLISIEDIIWIEADGYCARIHTDKHKYHVRISLKELNHSLPTEEFIQIHRSAIINISHLKALEHSSNAIMKNGDTIKISRAGLSRLKPALKNHTL; encoded by the coding sequence ATGGCAATGGCTATTTACTGGCGGGTTGAAAGTGCCAGAAATCTGGTTAACTTTTCTAATGTATTAATCTGGCAATTAGCAAATTGGTTTCCTCTCATTATTTTTGCTTTTTATAGGAAATATTCCTACGGGAAAAAATATTTTCACCGAAATTGGATATATTACTTTCTGTTTGCATTATTTTTGGTTTTTCATTTGGGATGGTTTGTTGTTATTGGCAATCAATTAAGTCCATATGTCGATTTTCCTGAAACCCGGTATGGCGTTTATCCCTTCTTTTTTATTTTTTGGATTTTTATTGATGTCATCATCGTCGCCCTGTTTATTCTTTACTACAGACATAGCGTTCTTCTTTCTTCATCCGAGGAAAAAGGCACAGTAAATATTAAAGTTCTTGAAGTTAAAGAAAGAGGCAAGACCAGCCTGATATCCATAGAAGATATAATCTGGATTGAAGCAGACGGATATTGTGCGAGAATTCATACAGATAAACATAAATACCATGTAAGGATTTCTTTAAAAGAACTAAATCATAGCCTTCCTACAGAGGAATTTATTCAGATACACAGATCGGCTATAATAAATATTAGCCATCTTAAAGCATTGGAGCACTCTTCAAATGCGATAATGAAAAATGGCGATACTATAAAAATCAGCCGTGCCGGGCTTTCCCGATTGAAACCAGCATTAAAGAACCACACACTCTAG